A window of Tautonia plasticadhaerens contains these coding sequences:
- a CDS encoding potassium channel family protein: MSDPGGSGGDRPGAIEGRNGFRRRAPGEPAWTWAAGPRPRDRLGRLWLWARVYARYARFLLWEFRWSLSIFWTLVVGGGWILHRTYHHDGQTLEFAEACYGIFLLIFVEGFLEFPDEWYLQLAFFLVPVVGLGAVADSLVRLGYLVFTRKGNLPEWHRMVASVYREHVIVVGLGTVGYQIVKELLQLRELVAVVERPHVESELIEEMLDRDVPIVRGDARSPKTLEAAGVARAKAVVLATQDDLANLDAALTARDLNPRARIVMRMFDESLAEKVGGSFSLPAVSTAKVAAPAFVAAATGRNVYQDFQLAGRHVHLVDLTIERGGGLVGRTVGEIQADRQVNIVMHHGGGETNVNPDHDLVLGPGDEILAIAPIDRLVALERLNRPREGHPGPPVPDPPPLPPEVLP; this comes from the coding sequence GTGAGCGACCCGGGGGGCTCCGGGGGGGATCGGCCGGGGGCGATCGAGGGCAGGAACGGGTTCCGGCGGCGGGCCCCCGGCGAGCCGGCCTGGACCTGGGCCGCGGGGCCGAGGCCCAGGGACCGCCTCGGCCGGCTCTGGCTCTGGGCGAGGGTGTACGCCCGATATGCGAGGTTCCTGCTCTGGGAGTTCCGCTGGTCGCTGTCGATCTTCTGGACGCTGGTGGTCGGCGGCGGCTGGATCCTGCACCGGACCTATCACCACGACGGGCAGACCCTGGAGTTCGCCGAGGCCTGCTACGGGATCTTCCTGCTGATCTTCGTCGAGGGGTTCCTGGAATTCCCCGACGAGTGGTACCTGCAGCTCGCGTTCTTCCTGGTGCCGGTGGTCGGCCTCGGGGCGGTGGCCGACTCGCTGGTGAGGCTCGGCTACCTCGTCTTCACCCGCAAGGGGAACCTGCCGGAGTGGCATCGGATGGTGGCCTCGGTCTATCGCGAGCACGTCATCGTCGTCGGCCTGGGGACGGTCGGCTACCAGATCGTCAAGGAACTGCTCCAGCTCCGGGAGCTGGTGGCGGTGGTCGAGCGGCCCCACGTCGAGTCGGAGCTGATCGAGGAGATGCTCGACCGCGACGTGCCGATCGTTCGGGGGGACGCCCGGTCGCCCAAGACGCTGGAGGCCGCCGGGGTGGCCCGGGCCAAGGCCGTCGTGCTGGCCACGCAAGACGACCTGGCGAACCTCGACGCCGCCCTCACGGCCCGGGACCTGAACCCAAGGGCGAGGATCGTGATGCGGATGTTCGACGAGTCGCTCGCCGAGAAGGTGGGGGGTTCCTTCTCCCTGCCGGCGGTCTCCACGGCCAAGGTGGCCGCCCCGGCGTTCGTGGCCGCCGCGACCGGGAGGAACGTCTACCAGGACTTCCAGCTCGCCGGCCGTCACGTCCACCTCGTCGACCTGACGATCGAGCGGGGCGGCGGCCTGGTCGGCCGGACCGTCGGCGAGATCCAGGCGGATCGGCAGGTGAACATCGTCATGCACCACGGCGGCGGCGAGACGAACGTCAACCCGGACCACGACCTCGTCCTCGGACCCGGGGACGAGATCCTCGCGATCGCGCCGATCGACCGCCTCGTCGCGCTGGAGCGGCTCAACCGCCCCCGGGAGGGCCATCCCGGCCCTCCCGTGCCCGACCCGCCCCCCCTGCCCCCGGAGGTCTTGCCGTGA
- a CDS encoding arylsulfatase, with amino-acid sequence MRSSRLLPSLVGAATLAVTGPATAQDGVESRPNIIFIMADDLGWGDLGSYGQQRGLQTPNLDRLAAEGTRFTQAYAGSTVCAPSRCVLMTGYHTGHARIRGNARDPLEPGDVTVAEALKAAGYDTALVGKWGLGEAGSTGVPNKQGFDDFFGYLNQRHAHNFYPDHLWRQEERVELPGNVIGPDEGVSVERGTYSHDLFADGAISWVEEHREGPFFLYLSLTIPHANNEGSRATGNGMEVPDLGDYAGRDWPEAEKGKAAMIARMDADVGRLMARLDELDIDDDTIVFFTSDNGPHREGGKDFDPDFFDSNGPLRGIKRDLYEGGIRVPMIVRWPGRVPAGAVSDQIWAFWDVPPTLAELAGPGATAALPDDLDGISLLPALIGPEAAGRSQEDHEFLYWEFHEGQASKQAVRMGRWKGFRLSPDGPLELYDLRGDVGEEDDVAAEHPEVVDRIETYLGNARSESPSWPLRPAPGR; translated from the coding sequence ATGCGATCGTCCCGACTGCTGCCCTCCCTGGTCGGCGCGGCCACCCTCGCCGTCACGGGCCCCGCGACGGCCCAGGACGGGGTCGAGTCCCGGCCGAACATCATCTTCATCATGGCCGACGACCTCGGCTGGGGTGACCTCGGCAGCTACGGCCAGCAGCGAGGGCTGCAGACGCCGAACCTCGACCGCCTGGCCGCCGAGGGGACGCGGTTCACCCAGGCCTACGCGGGCAGCACCGTCTGCGCCCCGTCTCGTTGCGTGCTGATGACCGGCTACCACACCGGCCACGCCCGGATCCGGGGCAACGCCCGGGACCCCCTGGAGCCGGGGGACGTGACCGTCGCCGAGGCGCTCAAGGCCGCCGGCTATGACACGGCACTGGTCGGTAAGTGGGGCCTCGGCGAGGCGGGGTCGACCGGCGTGCCGAACAAACAAGGGTTCGATGACTTCTTCGGATACCTGAATCAGCGGCACGCGCACAACTTCTACCCCGACCACCTCTGGCGCCAGGAGGAGCGGGTCGAGCTGCCCGGCAACGTCATCGGCCCCGACGAGGGCGTCTCCGTCGAGCGTGGGACGTATTCGCATGACCTGTTCGCCGACGGGGCGATCTCCTGGGTCGAGGAGCACCGCGAGGGGCCCTTCTTCCTCTACCTCTCCCTGACGATCCCGCACGCCAACAACGAGGGTTCCCGGGCCACCGGCAACGGCATGGAGGTGCCTGACCTCGGCGACTACGCCGGCCGAGACTGGCCCGAGGCCGAGAAGGGCAAGGCGGCGATGATCGCCCGGATGGACGCCGACGTCGGCCGGCTGATGGCCAGGCTCGACGAGTTGGATATCGACGACGACACCATCGTCTTCTTCACCAGCGACAACGGCCCGCACCGCGAGGGCGGCAAGGACTTCGACCCCGACTTCTTCGACAGCAACGGCCCCCTGCGCGGCATCAAGCGCGACCTGTACGAGGGGGGCATCCGCGTGCCGATGATCGTCCGATGGCCCGGCCGCGTCCCCGCCGGGGCGGTCAGCGACCAGATTTGGGCCTTCTGGGACGTCCCCCCCACCCTCGCCGAGCTTGCCGGGCCGGGGGCGACCGCCGCCTTGCCCGACGACCTCGACGGCATTTCCTTGCTCCCCGCCCTGATCGGCCCCGAGGCCGCCGGGAGGTCGCAGGAGGATCACGAGTTCCTCTACTGGGAATTCCACGAGGGCCAGGCGTCGAAGCAGGCCGTGCGCATGGGTCGATGGAAGGGCTTCCGGCTCTCGCCCGACGGGCCGCTGGAGCTGTACGACCTCCGGGGCGACGTCGGGGAGGAGGACGACGTGGCGGCCGAGCACCCCGAGGTCGTCGATCGGATCGAGACCTACCTGGGGAACGCCCGGTCAGAGTCTCCCTCGTGGCCGCTCCGCCCCGCGCCGGGACGATAG